In the genome of Elusimicrobiota bacterium, the window CCTGCGTTATAAACCCGGTGATACGATAAGAGTGTTTAATAATCATCATCAGCAGGCGGACGGTTTTGTTGAATCAGTACAAAATAATGAGGTGATGGTGAGGGTTAATAGAATGATCGATTCTTCTAGTGCAAATGAAAATAATGTTAGGCTGATCGTATATGCATCACTCGTAAAAAAAGATAAAATGGAAGTTATTCTCCAGAAAATGGTTGAGTTAGGCGTAGATGTTTTGGTGCCGGTAATTACAAAAAATGTTGTTGTTAAATTATTAACTGACGAATTTGAGAATAAGCGTTTACGCTGGGAAAAAATTGTGTTATCTGCGGTGAAACAATGCGGGAGAAGTAACATCATGAAGTTACACGGGATAAAGTTGTTTAAGGATGTTCTTAAAGAAGAAGGGTTCAAGTGTAAAAACAGAGCGGTG includes:
- a CDS encoding RsmE family RNA methyltransferase; this translates as MPQFYVVDKLAKGGIVKIHDSDARHIVTVLRYKPGDTIRVFNNHHQQADGFVESVQNNEVMVRVNRMIDSSSANENNVRLIVYASLVKKDKMEVILQKMVELGVDVLVPVITKNVVVKLLTDEFENKRLRWEKIVLSAVKQCGRSNIMKLHGIKLFKDVLKEEGFKCKNRAVLMHEKYGDNISSLKLDNEIHEDIRLFIGPEGGFDEEEVELAKSCGVKIVNLGSNVFRSDSAAIVAVSIVSYLIGRYNNVSQDRQG